One genomic window of Halolamina sediminis includes the following:
- a CDS encoding DUF58 domain-containing protein gives MLTRRGRAIAGIAGLAVLLAGVFGARALNAIVAPAVVALVAGYLQIRFVPAVDVDRTPPENAHVGESRTATLAFHSRNGDPLSRPFLGDVTERVGDGLWPVESENATVRDRPSGDAEITFETAVGAEPLQYEVEYRQRGQHTLGPVTVVATDAFGLHARETELRGTETTIVFPRVRRLGAVGRRSLGRLQEYSRSDQRGEFEELREYVPGDPLRDIHWKTTAKRDELIVTEFAADTDVASVTVAAGANAEGADAMAEATASVVLPLVADGVPIELSLPRGELRVGPEFGGQAAMLRTLAVVDSGPVPDPDADVVIKGRGDDATVDVRGRRHQFSEMVEARTAGTAPTPEVEA, from the coding sequence ATGCTCACCCGCCGTGGCCGTGCCATCGCCGGAATCGCGGGGCTAGCAGTGCTGCTCGCGGGGGTGTTCGGCGCCCGCGCGCTCAACGCGATCGTCGCCCCCGCGGTCGTCGCGCTGGTCGCCGGCTACCTCCAGATCCGGTTCGTCCCCGCCGTCGACGTGGACCGCACGCCGCCGGAGAACGCCCACGTCGGGGAGAGCCGGACGGCGACGCTCGCCTTCCACAGCCGTAACGGCGACCCGCTCTCCCGGCCGTTTCTCGGCGACGTGACCGAGCGCGTCGGCGACGGGCTGTGGCCGGTCGAATCCGAGAACGCGACGGTCCGAGACCGTCCCAGCGGCGACGCCGAGATCACGTTCGAGACGGCCGTCGGCGCCGAGCCACTCCAGTACGAGGTGGAGTACCGACAGCGCGGCCAGCACACGCTCGGCCCGGTGACGGTGGTCGCGACCGACGCGTTCGGCCTGCACGCACGCGAGACCGAACTCCGAGGGACCGAGACGACGATCGTCTTCCCGCGTGTCCGCCGGCTCGGCGCCGTCGGGCGGCGGTCGCTGGGACGGCTGCAGGAGTACAGCCGGAGCGACCAGCGCGGCGAGTTCGAGGAGCTCCGGGAGTACGTCCCGGGCGACCCACTGCGGGACATCCACTGGAAGACCACGGCCAAGCGCGACGAGCTGATCGTCACGGAGTTCGCCGCCGACACCGACGTGGCGTCGGTGACCGTCGCCGCCGGCGCGAACGCCGAGGGCGCCGACGCGATGGCCGAGGCGACCGCGAGCGTGGTGCTGCCGCTGGTCGCCGACGGGGTCCCGATCGAGCTCTCGCTCCCCCGGGGGGAGCTCCGGGTCGGCCCCGAGTTCGGCGGGCAGGCGGCGATGCTCCGGACGCTTGCGGTGGTCGACTCCGGGCCGGTGCCCGACCCCGACGCCGACGTGGTGATCAAGGGGCGGGGCGACGACGCGACCGTCGACGTCCGCGGGCGCCGCCACCAGTTCTCGGAGATGGTCGAGGCGCGGACGGCGGGCACCGCGCCGACCCCGGAGGTGGAAGCGTGA
- a CDS encoding transglutaminase TgpA family protein — protein MTTAPGRRSRFATDPDWSLRSAILSPGMVGIAVLTASYLRVLFHVTDVVGGTGLLIVEAGAVLAVGAVLAGRVDTRTALLGSAAALLAGMAAYYLSIPASQRALIDAGSVLTDLAALLSGLSVFRLIQAEIWVLAVLPAPLLGSWLLALRGNYPLSAAIGGSALGLFVLTGDAGFLTTLAGAVGAAVAVGFGELTPRRAIALHWDTVVLVVTAMIVLSSTVSLVPGAAGGPVLGGSATPTLEGNVVDNADNVGIVGAIRLSPEVRFSVESERQGYWRVGAYDRYTGGSWVRSGEARSYDGQLDGPPGPSIEIEQTITAESTLNSMPAVWKPVSVEGAVQRATQVTAESGLRAAAPIAEGESYRVVSQRPAYTIDDLRMAGTDYPETVEQRYLSLPDSTPDRVGERAATVADRANASTPYATAVAIESYLERNKEYSLNVERPRGSVADGFLFEMDAGYCTYYATTMAVMLRTQGVPARMVTGYTPGERVAEDEWVVRGLNAHAWVEVYFPATGWVAFDPTPSGPRESAAEQRVTQAREAGENGVDTNRTGPGEWTPTPTETTTAGTGNDTADAVTATDNLEEILRPGQEAPNGTVGNFTGGGEEGSSDEPALPTPEEVGYGLVLLFGGVAAARRFGFDTRLYRFVWLRYQPRADPVSDVERAYDRIETLLGARYRPRRPGETVEDYLDRLDVTDTRVYRVAGLYERARYGGDATAADADEAVEAADALVGERTPVLGRLRRAR, from the coding sequence GTGACGACCGCGCCCGGCCGCCGGTCGCGGTTCGCGACCGACCCGGACTGGTCGCTCCGGTCGGCGATCCTCTCGCCGGGGATGGTCGGGATCGCGGTGCTCACGGCGTCGTACCTCCGGGTGCTGTTTCACGTCACCGACGTGGTCGGCGGGACGGGGCTGCTGATCGTCGAGGCCGGCGCGGTGCTCGCCGTCGGCGCGGTGCTCGCCGGGCGCGTCGACACCCGGACGGCGCTGTTGGGGAGCGCGGCGGCGCTGTTGGCCGGGATGGCGGCGTACTACCTCTCGATCCCCGCGAGCCAGCGCGCGCTGATCGACGCCGGCTCCGTGCTGACCGACCTCGCGGCGCTGCTCAGCGGGCTCTCGGTGTTCCGGCTGATCCAGGCCGAGATCTGGGTGCTCGCGGTGCTGCCCGCGCCGCTGCTGGGCTCGTGGCTGCTCGCGCTCCGGGGGAACTACCCCCTGAGCGCCGCGATCGGCGGGAGCGCGCTCGGCCTGTTCGTGCTTACGGGTGACGCCGGCTTTCTCACCACGCTTGCGGGCGCCGTCGGCGCGGCGGTCGCGGTCGGGTTCGGCGAGCTCACCCCCCGGCGGGCGATCGCGCTCCACTGGGACACGGTCGTCCTGGTCGTCACCGCCATGATCGTGCTCTCGTCGACCGTCTCGCTGGTCCCGGGCGCCGCCGGCGGTCCCGTCCTCGGCGGTAGCGCGACGCCGACGCTCGAAGGCAACGTCGTCGACAACGCCGACAACGTCGGCATCGTGGGCGCGATCCGACTCTCACCGGAGGTCCGGTTCTCCGTCGAGTCCGAGCGCCAGGGGTACTGGCGTGTCGGCGCCTACGACCGCTACACGGGCGGCTCGTGGGTCCGGAGCGGCGAGGCCCGCAGCTACGACGGCCAGCTCGACGGCCCGCCCGGCCCCAGCATCGAGATCGAGCAGACGATCACCGCCGAGAGCACGCTCAACTCCATGCCCGCCGTGTGGAAGCCCGTCAGCGTCGAGGGCGCCGTCCAGCGCGCGACGCAGGTGACCGCCGAGAGCGGCCTCCGTGCGGCGGCGCCGATCGCCGAGGGGGAGTCCTACCGGGTCGTCAGCCAGCGCCCGGCGTACACGATCGACGACCTCCGGATGGCCGGCACCGACTACCCCGAGACGGTCGAACAGCGCTACCTCTCGCTGCCTGACAGCACGCCCGACCGGGTGGGCGAGCGCGCGGCCACGGTCGCCGACCGGGCGAACGCCTCCACCCCCTACGCGACCGCCGTCGCGATCGAGTCGTACCTGGAGCGGAACAAGGAGTACTCGCTGAACGTCGAGCGCCCGCGCGGGAGCGTCGCCGACGGGTTCCTGTTCGAGATGGACGCCGGCTACTGTACCTACTACGCGACGACCATGGCCGTGATGCTGCGAACCCAGGGGGTCCCGGCCCGGATGGTGACGGGGTACACCCCCGGCGAACGCGTCGCCGAGGACGAGTGGGTCGTCCGCGGGCTGAACGCCCACGCGTGGGTCGAGGTGTACTTCCCGGCGACCGGCTGGGTCGCGTTCGACCCGACGCCGAGTGGCCCCCGGGAGTCCGCGGCCGAGCAGCGCGTCACGCAGGCTCGTGAGGCCGGGGAAAACGGCGTCGACACCAACCGAACCGGCCCGGGTGAGTGGACACCAACGCCGACGGAGACGACCACGGCCGGGACGGGCAACGACACCGCCGACGCGGTGACGGCGACTGACAACCTCGAAGAGATCCTCCGGCCCGGACAGGAGGCCCCGAACGGCACCGTCGGGAACTTCACCGGCGGCGGCGAGGAAGGGAGTTCGGACGAGCCGGCGCTGCCCACGCCCGAGGAGGTAGGGTACGGCCTCGTGCTCCTGTTCGGCGGAGTGGCCGCCGCCCGGCGGTTCGGGTTCGATACCCGGCTCTATCGGTTCGTCTGGCTGCGCTACCAGCCACGGGCGGACCCCGTTTCCGACGTCGAGCGCGCGTACGACCGGATCGAGACGCTGCTCGGCGCTCGCTACCGGCCGCGACGCCCCGGCGAGACCGTCGAAGACTACCTCGACCGCCTCGACGTGACGGACACGCGCGTCTACCGCGTGGCGGGGCTGTACGAGCGGGCCCGGTACGGTGGGGACGCGACTGCCGCCGACGCCGACGAGGCAGTCGAGGCGGCGGACGCGCTCGTCGGCGAGCGTACGCCAGTGCTGGGGCGACTCCGCCGCGCGCGCTGA
- a CDS encoding ArsR/SmtB family transcription factor, producing the protein MSGLLPSESDAVAADEGDDEGGTRLLWLDDEEVDPLIGSLSSETARSLLTALHEDPRTASELADTVDTSLQNARHHLDNLQEADLVEVAETRYSVKGREMKVYAPVDDSLVVCVGNEAERSGLLDSLRQYVGAAAAVLVGSLLVHATVNVGGSGIAGPTGPRVADSTGSGALFGTVPPAALFLAGGLVAIAAVALQYSRMD; encoded by the coding sequence ATGTCCGGTCTGTTGCCGTCCGAGTCCGACGCCGTCGCCGCCGACGAGGGGGACGACGAGGGGGGCACCCGGCTGCTCTGGCTCGACGACGAGGAGGTCGATCCGCTGATCGGGTCGCTCTCCTCGGAGACCGCCAGATCGCTGCTGACGGCGCTCCACGAGGACCCCCGGACGGCATCCGAACTCGCCGACACGGTCGACACGTCGCTACAGAACGCGCGCCACCACCTCGACAACCTCCAGGAGGCGGATCTGGTCGAGGTCGCCGAGACGCGGTACTCGGTCAAGGGCCGCGAGATGAAGGTGTACGCCCCGGTCGACGACTCGCTGGTCGTCTGTGTCGGCAACGAGGCCGAGCGGTCGGGGCTGCTCGACTCGCTCCGGCAGTACGTCGGCGCCGCGGCCGCGGTGCTCGTCGGGAGCCTGCTGGTCCACGCGACGGTGAACGTCGGGGGTAGCGGTATCGCCGGCCCCACGGGCCCCCGCGTCGCCGACTCGACCGGCTCCGGCGCGCTGTTTGGCACGGTCCCGCCGGCGGCGCTGTTCCTCGCCGGCGGGCTGGTCGCCATCGCAGCGGTCGCACTCCAGTACAGTCGGATGGACTGA
- a CDS encoding S8 family serine peptidase, whose protein sequence is MRVGTAATLFVVVVVVSSVSFAAPVGSSSQQLVRGPPNDALADAIRSSPDPPEESTEPDPLSGFGAVHDAGVTGDGVRVGVIGGEFSPGGSPIGDSVAASRTFADRSSGFSVDSTHDTAVAEIVARTAPDSELYLASIGLDGGPAAYERALAWLREQDVDVVVDAGSYFPRTAEGMARMNEAAAATAENDTAFVTSAGNYAERHWTGTGNEGWLAFANDTRYNTLGEGGIGGSVSLRLYWEGSADYDLYLYRAENGEDPLIAKSATNESGNGSHTEAIDATVPRGRYYVAVRGGPDANDSTVDLFSSRHELDISSDAGGMVAPATAEGVIAVGAVDAVTGEPRSYSSTGPRLDISAPDAIDTNTAGEMYGSSVAAPLVAGTLTLMLAENESLSPTEAQRVFRDTAVQDDGRLYLDAAGAVTAVTSESPTEIDGDELDWYNGTAD, encoded by the coding sequence ATGAGAGTCGGGACCGCCGCGACGCTGTTCGTCGTCGTCGTCGTCGTGAGCAGCGTCTCCTTCGCGGCCCCCGTCGGGTCGAGCAGCCAGCAGCTCGTTCGTGGGCCACCGAACGACGCGCTCGCCGACGCCATCCGATCGTCGCCCGACCCTCCCGAAGAGTCGACGGAGCCTGACCCGCTGTCAGGGTTCGGCGCGGTCCACGACGCCGGCGTCACCGGCGACGGCGTTCGGGTCGGCGTCATCGGCGGGGAGTTCTCCCCCGGCGGGAGCCCGATCGGCGACTCCGTCGCCGCGAGCCGGACGTTCGCGGACAGATCGTCCGGATTCTCCGTCGACAGCACGCACGACACCGCAGTCGCCGAGATCGTCGCCCGGACCGCACCCGACTCGGAGCTGTACCTCGCGAGCATCGGCCTCGACGGCGGGCCGGCCGCCTACGAACGCGCACTCGCCTGGCTGCGCGAGCAGGACGTCGACGTGGTCGTCGACGCCGGGAGCTACTTCCCGCGAACCGCCGAGGGGATGGCACGAATGAACGAGGCCGCCGCCGCAACCGCCGAGAACGACACCGCCTTCGTCACCTCTGCGGGCAACTACGCCGAGCGACACTGGACCGGCACCGGGAACGAGGGCTGGCTCGCGTTCGCGAACGACACCCGGTACAACACGCTGGGCGAAGGGGGGATCGGCGGCAGCGTCTCGCTCCGGCTCTACTGGGAGGGGAGTGCCGACTACGACCTCTACCTCTACCGCGCCGAGAACGGCGAGGATCCGCTGATCGCCAAGTCGGCGACGAACGAGAGCGGGAACGGCAGCCACACCGAGGCGATCGACGCCACCGTCCCCCGAGGGCGCTACTACGTCGCGGTTCGCGGCGGCCCCGACGCCAACGACAGTACCGTCGACCTGTTCTCCTCCCGCCACGAACTCGACATCAGCAGCGACGCCGGCGGGATGGTCGCGCCAGCGACCGCCGAGGGGGTGATCGCCGTCGGCGCCGTCGACGCGGTGACCGGCGAGCCACGGTCGTACAGCTCGACCGGCCCGCGGCTCGACATCTCGGCGCCCGACGCCATCGACACGAACACGGCTGGCGAGATGTACGGCAGCTCCGTGGCGGCGCCGCTGGTGGCGGGGACGCTCACCCTGATGCTCGCGGAGAACGAGAGCCTCTCGCCCACCGAGGCCCAGCGCGTGTTCCGCGATACGGCCGTCCAGGACGACGGCCGACTCTACCTCGACGCCGCGGGCGCGGTCACGGCCGTGACCTCCGAGTCGCCCACGGAGATCGACGGGGACGAACTCGACTGGTACAACGGGACGGCGGATTAG
- a CDS encoding HFX_2341 family transcriptional regulator encodes MGTHIVPVGFDYDRLIAPLIRDQFDVDRVVLLEGAVGSEANVEYSQNLAGKLEQDFQNLLGAETERVGLSDVYDYDAAFERAYDLINAHLDAGSEVWVNISSMPRPVSFAFATAAHSITLERQADRHRIHTYYTAPEKYLETEMAEELRETRDLLAEVREAGVDDEEIAERLGSIEGLLSEFDERGTTIGAKRIGDNHIVELPVAAFSNVEPFEEVILFTLGEHGEFESVSELAKTLAADMGEEYTDSFRSKVIYNVDRLGPGGKAYVEQEEHGNSHRTSLSRIGELWVRAHADDEPAELS; translated from the coding sequence ATGGGCACCCACATCGTCCCGGTCGGCTTCGACTACGACCGGCTGATCGCGCCGTTGATCCGCGACCAGTTCGACGTAGATCGGGTGGTGCTGCTGGAGGGGGCCGTCGGCAGCGAGGCCAACGTCGAGTACTCCCAGAACCTCGCGGGCAAGCTCGAACAGGATTTCCAGAACCTCCTCGGGGCCGAAACCGAACGCGTCGGGCTCTCTGACGTGTACGACTACGACGCCGCGTTCGAGCGGGCGTACGACCTGATCAACGCTCACCTCGACGCCGGCAGCGAGGTCTGGGTCAACATCTCCTCGATGCCCCGGCCGGTCAGCTTCGCCTTCGCGACCGCGGCGCACTCGATCACGCTTGAGCGACAGGCGGACCGCCACCGCATCCACACCTACTACACCGCCCCCGAGAAGTACTTGGAGACGGAGATGGCCGAGGAGCTACGGGAAACGCGGGACCTGCTCGCCGAGGTCCGTGAGGCGGGCGTCGACGACGAGGAGATCGCCGAGCGCCTCGGCAGTATCGAGGGGCTGCTCTCGGAGTTCGACGAGCGGGGGACCACGATCGGCGCCAAGCGAATCGGCGACAACCACATCGTCGAGCTCCCGGTCGCGGCGTTCTCGAACGTCGAGCCGTTCGAAGAGGTGATCCTGTTCACGCTGGGCGAACACGGCGAGTTCGAGAGCGTCAGCGAACTCGCGAAGACGCTCGCGGCGGACATGGGCGAGGAGTACACCGACAGCTTCCGGTCGAAAGTGATCTACAACGTCGACCGGCTCGGCCCCGGCGGGAAGGCGTACGTCGAACAGGAGGAGCACGGCAACTCCCACCGCACCTCTCTCTCACGGATCGGCGAACTCTGGGTGCGGGCCCACGCCGACGACGAGCCCGCCGAACTCTCCTAA
- a CDS encoding penicillin acylase family protein, which yields MDRETTRRALLSTVLGAGVGGMALTEARSYLDRFAPGSGSVWGAATGTAPDELDSPYGPATVSYDGYGVPHVEAESERAAYYALGYCHGADRLFQMDLYRRRMAGHLSEVVGPSTVDSDTFHRQMDFEGAAEATWQRAEGTETGDVVEAYVAGVNHAREVKPTPVEYGLLEFEPQAWTPTATLLVQKQISWGLTGSFRTLRRALARDRLDADATEQLYPRMMDHETPILRGGEASFAATDGDAAVPDPDLVDWLGAFETGPGIGSNSWVVSGEHTASGDPIVANDPHLQLSAPPVWYEQHVVGPEFDSRGVAFPGVPFVVIGQNHAGAWGFTNAGADVIDFYTYETVDGGDGYEYGDGIRQFDSRSETIEVAGAESVDIEVKRSVHGAVLSQYPDGDGFAAADELGVAWTGLSATRTVEAVRELNLSDGLDDAEAAIRKFDEPTQSFVYADDSGNTYYWVTGQIPIRTVDGEPVRGTRIFDGSAGEGEWGEGYEPYGESSWDGFVPYDEKPGARNPDYLATANQRITNDPEHYLSEGYAPPFRGGRLYDRLDARAESEAPMDAAFHRDLQTDVLDGRYDLFRPIVEEVVGAGRTADDDLDAPTAASLLDWDAEMRPDRAEPLLFEQWLRAFRERTFGDDFESVDLPEEFPRPNFRVLGTLSADSEWFDGDRTAVAADAMADARERIDSEGWETYGDWNRVRFAHPFDQSFLNYEQLPTAGSPGTVRNFHSEASTGASWRMVATFDGESRAVLPGGNSGDYFSAHYDDQLSLWANGEYKSMARTLPDGVDLTFTEGDR from the coding sequence ATGGACAGAGAGACCACCCGCCGAGCCCTCCTCTCGACAGTTCTCGGCGCCGGGGTCGGCGGGATGGCGCTGACGGAGGCCCGGTCCTACTTGGATCGGTTCGCGCCCGGGTCGGGCAGCGTCTGGGGCGCCGCCACGGGAACCGCCCCCGACGAACTCGACAGCCCGTACGGTCCGGCGACCGTCAGCTACGACGGCTACGGCGTCCCGCACGTCGAGGCAGAGAGCGAGCGGGCCGCCTACTACGCGCTCGGCTACTGCCACGGCGCCGACCGGCTGTTCCAGATGGATCTCTACCGGCGGCGGATGGCCGGCCACCTCTCCGAGGTGGTCGGCCCGTCGACCGTCGACTCCGACACCTTCCACCGACAGATGGATTTCGAGGGCGCAGCCGAAGCCACGTGGCAGCGCGCGGAGGGCACCGAGACCGGCGACGTGGTCGAGGCGTACGTCGCGGGGGTGAACCACGCCCGCGAGGTCAAGCCGACGCCGGTGGAGTACGGGCTGCTGGAGTTCGAGCCGCAGGCGTGGACGCCGACGGCGACACTGCTTGTCCAGAAACAGATCTCGTGGGGGCTCACGGGCTCGTTTCGGACGCTCCGGAGGGCGCTGGCCCGCGACCGGCTGGACGCCGACGCGACCGAGCAACTCTACCCGCGGATGATGGACCACGAGACGCCGATCCTGCGCGGTGGAGAGGCGTCGTTCGCGGCTACCGACGGCGACGCCGCCGTCCCCGACCCGGACCTCGTCGACTGGCTCGGCGCGTTCGAGACCGGCCCCGGGATCGGCTCGAACTCCTGGGTCGTCTCCGGCGAGCACACCGCCTCCGGCGACCCCATCGTCGCGAACGACCCCCACCTCCAGCTCTCGGCGCCACCGGTCTGGTACGAGCAGCACGTCGTCGGTCCCGAGTTCGACAGCCGCGGGGTCGCGTTCCCGGGCGTCCCGTTCGTCGTGATCGGGCAGAACCACGCCGGGGCGTGGGGCTTTACGAACGCGGGCGCGGACGTGATCGACTTCTACACCTACGAGACGGTCGACGGCGGCGACGGGTACGAGTACGGTGACGGCATCCGACAGTTCGACAGCCGGAGCGAGACGATCGAAGTCGCCGGCGCCGAGAGCGTCGATATCGAGGTGAAGCGCTCGGTCCACGGCGCGGTTTTGAGCCAGTACCCCGACGGCGACGGGTTCGCGGCCGCCGACGAACTCGGCGTCGCGTGGACGGGGCTGTCCGCCACCCGGACCGTCGAGGCGGTCCGTGAGCTCAATCTGTCCGACGGGCTGGACGACGCCGAGGCCGCGATCCGGAAGTTCGACGAGCCCACACAGAGCTTCGTCTACGCCGACGACTCGGGGAACACCTACTACTGGGTCACCGGCCAGATCCCGATCCGGACCGTCGACGGCGAGCCCGTTCGGGGCACCCGGATCTTCGACGGCTCCGCAGGGGAGGGCGAGTGGGGCGAGGGGTACGAGCCCTACGGCGAGTCTTCGTGGGACGGGTTCGTCCCCTACGACGAGAAACCCGGCGCCCGGAACCCCGACTACCTCGCGACCGCGAACCAGCGCATCACGAACGACCCCGAACACTACCTCTCGGAGGGGTACGCGCCGCCGTTCCGTGGGGGGCGGCTCTACGACCGGCTCGACGCCCGCGCCGAGAGCGAGGCGCCGATGGACGCTGCGTTCCACCGAGACCTCCAGACCGACGTTCTCGACGGCCGCTACGACCTGTTCCGGCCGATCGTCGAGGAAGTAGTCGGTGCGGGTAGGACGGCCGACGACGATCTGGACGCGCCGACCGCGGCGTCGCTGCTCGACTGGGACGCCGAGATGCGGCCCGACCGCGCCGAGCCGCTGCTGTTCGAGCAGTGGCTCCGGGCGTTCCGCGAGCGAACGTTCGGCGACGATTTCGAGAGCGTCGATCTGCCCGAGGAGTTCCCGCGACCGAACTTCCGGGTGCTCGGCACGCTGTCGGCCGACAGCGAGTGGTTCGACGGCGACCGAACGGCGGTCGCGGCGGACGCGATGGCGGACGCTCGCGAGCGCATCGACAGCGAAGGCTGGGAGACGTACGGTGACTGGAACCGCGTCCGATTCGCCCATCCCTTCGACCAGTCGTTTCTCAACTACGAACAGCTCCCCACCGCGGGCTCGCCGGGGACGGTGCGGAACTTCCACAGCGAGGCGTCGACGGGCGCGAGCTGGCGGATGGTGGCGACGTTCGACGGCGAGTCGCGGGCGGTGCTGCCCGGCGGCAACTCCGGCGACTACTTCTCGGCTCACTACGACGACCAGCTCTCGCTGTGGGCGAACGGCGAGTACAAGTCGATGGCCCGGACGCTCCCCGACGGCGTCGATCTGACGTTCACGGAGGGCGACCGATGA
- a CDS encoding mRNA surveillance protein pelota: MRIVQRGHGAEGRDRVTLVPETVDDLWHLSHVLEPGDLVEGDTTRRIQRNDDQMRDTGGEREHLHVTLEVEDVEFARFANRLRVGGVIQHCSMEDQIGLHHTINVETHEELTIEKYLKPDQRDRIEEAAEATDAPDVAVVTVEEGEAYVHTVQQYGTDEYVSLTAPTGKGEYAQPRTTLFEELGSALQHVDAEAIIVAGPGFTKRDALDYLKEEYPDVAEKVATTVDTSAAGDRGVHEVLKRGAVEDVQDQTRIARESELIDELTERISTGEKATYGIEETAEAAEYGAVGTLLVVDERLRTERQDEGDWERDANEIIETVEQKGGEVVVFSSEFAPGEQLSNLGGIAALLRYRIQ, encoded by the coding sequence ATGCGAATCGTCCAGCGCGGCCACGGCGCGGAGGGCCGTGACCGGGTGACGCTCGTCCCCGAGACCGTCGACGACCTCTGGCACCTCTCGCACGTGCTCGAACCGGGCGATCTGGTCGAGGGCGACACCACCCGCCGCATCCAGCGCAACGACGACCAGATGCGCGACACCGGCGGCGAGCGCGAACACCTCCACGTCACCCTCGAAGTCGAGGACGTGGAGTTCGCCCGGTTCGCGAACCGCCTCCGGGTGGGTGGCGTGATCCAGCACTGCTCGATGGAGGACCAGATCGGGCTGCACCACACGATCAACGTCGAGACCCACGAGGAGCTCACGATCGAGAAGTACCTCAAGCCCGACCAGCGCGACCGGATCGAGGAGGCCGCCGAGGCGACCGACGCGCCGGACGTGGCGGTCGTCACCGTCGAGGAGGGCGAAGCGTACGTCCACACGGTCCAGCAGTACGGTACCGACGAGTACGTCTCGCTGACCGCGCCGACGGGGAAGGGGGAGTACGCCCAGCCACGGACCACCCTGTTCGAGGAGCTCGGCTCGGCACTCCAGCACGTCGACGCGGAGGCGATCATCGTCGCCGGCCCGGGCTTTACGAAGCGCGACGCGCTCGACTACCTGAAAGAGGAGTACCCCGACGTGGCCGAGAAGGTCGCGACGACCGTCGACACCTCCGCGGCGGGCGATCGCGGTGTCCACGAGGTGCTCAAACGCGGCGCCGTCGAGGACGTGCAGGATCAGACCAGAATCGCCCGTGAGAGCGAGCTTATCGACGAGCTCACCGAGCGCATCTCCACCGGCGAGAAAGCGACCTACGGGATCGAGGAGACCGCCGAGGCCGCCGAGTACGGCGCGGTCGGGACGTTGCTCGTCGTCGACGAGCGCCTGCGCACCGAGCGACAGGACGAGGGCGACTGGGAGCGGGACGCAAACGAGATCATCGAGACCGTCGAGCAGAAAGGCGGCGAGGTGGTGGTGTTCTCCTCGGAGTTCGCCCCCGGCGAGCAGCTGTCGAACCTCGGCGGGATCGCGGCGCTGTTGCGGTACCGGATTCAGTAG
- a CDS encoding 6-hydroxymethylpterin diphosphokinase MptE-like protein, which translates to MEFHVWEPVYERILAEFGFGRAADERARDRLASTTEPFDLDVLPAFEGRTVAVAGAGPTLADETEAAAAADRVIAASSAATTLRDAGIGVDLAVTDLDGTPGRLAAASREGLPAAVHAHGDNVDALAEWVPKFADERLLPTTQAAPKGPVRNFGGFTDGDRAAFLADALGAGELRFVGWQFDDPDVSELKARKLRWAERLLYWLEIRRDERFDVLAGRRKGLRLPAEDGR; encoded by the coding sequence ATGGAGTTCCACGTCTGGGAGCCCGTTTACGAGCGCATCCTCGCCGAGTTCGGCTTCGGCCGCGCGGCCGACGAGCGCGCACGCGACCGGCTGGCGTCGACGACCGAGCCGTTCGATCTCGACGTCCTCCCCGCCTTCGAGGGGCGAACGGTCGCCGTCGCCGGCGCCGGGCCGACCCTCGCCGACGAGACTGAGGCTGCCGCAGCCGCCGACCGCGTCATCGCCGCCTCCTCGGCCGCGACGACGCTCCGGGACGCCGGAATCGGCGTCGACCTCGCGGTCACCGACCTCGACGGCACGCCCGGGCGTCTCGCCGCCGCGAGCCGTGAAGGGCTCCCCGCCGCGGTCCACGCCCACGGCGACAACGTCGACGCGCTGGCGGAGTGGGTCCCGAAGTTCGCCGACGAACGACTATTGCCGACCACACAGGCCGCGCCGAAAGGGCCGGTCCGGAACTTCGGCGGCTTCACCGACGGCGACCGCGCGGCGTTTCTCGCGGACGCGCTGGGGGCGGGGGAGCTCCGGTTCGTGGGCTGGCAGTTCGACGATCCCGACGTGAGCGAACTGAAAGCGAGGAAGCTCCGCTGGGCCGAGCGATTGCTCTACTGGCTCGAAATCCGACGCGACGAGCGGTTCGACGTGCTCGCCGGGCGGCGGAAGGGGTTGCGGCTCCCCGCAGAAGATGGGCGCTAG